CAGTGTTTTTTCGTAGTTTTGATAATCTTCATATGAAAACTACGTAGGTagataaaaacaatgaaaacatgAGAAGAAATTTAATGAGTTTTGTGAAGATTCTTAACAGTGACTAGATTcccacatgttttaatttttttaaaacaaagtatTTTAGAAAAACGTTTGCTAATGCATTTCTAAACGGACGCCGGAGGTTTTGGATTTCTCTCAGCACATACAGTATTGCCCTCTTTCTCACAATGTTACTGTAGAAAAATCAATGAAGTGTACGTGCAATAATCCATCACTTAATTATTTAGTTCTCCAtgcaattaattatttacaGGTGAGAAGGTAAAAGCAGCTCTTCGGTACACCAATTGACTAGCCCAGAAATTTGGTACCTTCACCTGACAAAGAGTTTGACATTCAAACCCTTCCTTAatgattaagaaaaagaaattaccgAAAGATAAAGCTCTCAAGGAACATGATCCAATTGCAGAGATCCCTCGTAGCAAcagctctatttttttttaatttttttcccttatctAACCATGCTACTAGCAGCTGAAACACTGCGAGAAAAGAAAACCTAAGCCTTATATGTCATTGAAGATTCTCTGCCCTGGTGACAGCATCATTTTTGGATCAAACTGAGCTTTTCTCTCTCGAAAATTTCTCCATTTCGATCCGAAATGATTAATCCATTCTTTATTACTATTGTAAAGGGGCATGTACTGCTTAATCTCAATACCAGCTTTGTCACAGAACTTCAATATGTCCTTGTTCTGATGATCATAGGCTTGCCAGTCATTAAACCCGCTTGAGTGCAAGAATCCCACGGTATAGAAAATATCTTCTTCTGGTATAACCGCGGACATTTTATCATCCCATCTGCAATTAATATGATGTTGGTCACTTCCCGaattgttaattaaataattaattaatattcccTATTTTCTCTACCGAAAACAAAAAGGTTATTGAGCACAGTACTTACTTTTTTCTATTCATAGGGTAAAAAAGAACGACTCCAGTCGTAATATTACGCTTAAGGACAAGGTCATGGAAAACACCCTTGTTGAACTCCAGAATACGAGATTTTGGCAGGAAGAGATTTAACCATGGATGAGGAACATCCCATAATCCTTGCGAATGAAGCTTTTGCTCTCCACTTCGGACTCTATTTAGAAAATCCACAAAGGAAACATCTTTCTCAAACATAAAGCCGGCAACGAAGCTTAAACCTTTGAGGAATTGTTGCAGAtcctataaaagaaataattacaaTAACAATTTTGTCCTTAGTCCATATTATTACATTAGAATCTtatgaaaatcaagaaatggATCTATACTATATACTTGTGATAGATTATGATGTTGACGAGGTACCTTGTCAACAGTGTATCTGGTCCCATCATCATAATATTTGGCTACTTCTAGACAATAGATGATGGCATGTTGGGTTACCAGGGACATTATTTTAGGGATATCGGATGATGGGAAGAAGGAGGATCTCCAATTATTTGGAGGTCCTTGAGCCATAAGAAGTGAACCTTCCAAATAGTCGAGTGCATTCTTCTGCTTCCTTCCATTGATTGAGATTAAACGTTCTTGGTCTCTTGTAAAAGCAGAAAAATCGCTGTAAAGCATTCGCACCCACTTCACCTATACATGATCAATAAGCAGCAC
The Populus nigra chromosome 3, ddPopNigr1.1, whole genome shotgun sequence genome window above contains:
- the LOC133687943 gene encoding cytokinin dehydrogenase 3-like; this translates as MAENPIITICLMAILFITRLASTLGKSKPWTGFLPPQIQTLDFARHLHVEPDAIKSVSSDYGNIVHENPAAVLYPSSIEDITSLIKFSYNNYTPFTVAARGHGHSVGGQAMASNGVVVDMTSLRNHKNGTGITVSKCPSLGFYADVGGEQLWIDVLHSTMEHGFAPVSWTDYLYLSVGGTLSNAGISGTTFRYGPQISNVYEMDVVTGKGELVTCSSHTNSELFYAVLGGLGQFGIITRARIALEPAPKRVKWVRMLYSDFSAFTRDQERLISINGRKQKNALDYLEGSLLMAQGPPNNWRSSFFPSSDIPKIMSLVTQHAIIYCLEVAKYYDDGTRYTVDKDLQQFLKGLSFVAGFMFEKDVSFVDFLNRVRSGEQKLHSQGLWDVPHPWLNLFLPKSRILEFNKGVFHDLVLKRNITTGVVLFYPMNRKKWDDKMSAVIPEEDIFYTVGFLHSSGFNDWQAYDHQNKDILKFCDKAGIEIKQYMPLYNSNKEWINHFGSKWRNFRERKAQFDPKMMLSPGQRIFNDI